The following coding sequences are from one Leptospira mayottensis 200901116 window:
- a CDS encoding type 1 glutamine amidotransferase translates to MRSLIVRFKDCEGPGILLDSLKERNYKITYHNAYDSRIQPFPDAHLVFDLIVLLGGPQSVTDSTLVHFFEPWLNLIRYAASMPNRKVIGICLGAQIISKALGGEVQRGEKGPEVGFYDVQVQEPTHLVFDGITSFPAFHLHEDVFSIPQGAKHLLKSEMYSNQMFSFQDRIFGIQCHMEVTASMLKVWRVVHSNFIRSAGWVPGPETEVLRSQMENVGRRIFAAILDLTPDSVVDRSVLIPQSPDFVTAGNE, encoded by the coding sequence ATGAGGAGTTTGATCGTTCGATTTAAGGATTGTGAGGGACCTGGTATTTTACTCGATTCCTTAAAAGAAAGAAATTATAAAATCACCTATCACAACGCATACGATTCGAGGATACAGCCGTTTCCTGACGCGCATTTGGTTTTCGATTTGATCGTTCTTCTCGGAGGACCTCAGTCCGTTACGGATTCGACACTCGTTCATTTTTTCGAGCCTTGGTTAAATTTAATACGTTATGCGGCATCGATGCCTAACCGCAAAGTGATCGGAATTTGCCTCGGTGCGCAAATTATTTCCAAAGCACTCGGTGGGGAAGTTCAACGGGGTGAAAAAGGACCGGAAGTGGGTTTTTACGATGTTCAGGTTCAGGAACCTACTCATCTTGTATTCGACGGAATCACTTCTTTTCCCGCGTTTCATCTTCACGAAGACGTATTTTCGATTCCACAAGGAGCAAAACATCTTTTAAAGAGCGAGATGTATTCCAATCAGATGTTTTCCTTTCAGGATCGAATTTTCGGAATTCAGTGTCATATGGAAGTTACGGCTTCTATGCTCAAGGTGTGGCGAGTGGTACATTCAAATTTTATCCGTTCCGCAGGTTGGGTTCCCGGACCTGAAACAGAGGTTTTGAGGTCTCAAATGGAGAACGTTGGGCGCAGAATTTTCGCAGCGATCCTTGATCTTACACCCGATTCTGTAGTAGATCGATCCGTTCTCATTCCGCAAAGCCCCGACTTCGTTACGGCCGGAAACGAATGA
- a CDS encoding DUF4416 family protein — protein sequence MNSSKKNTPTKEKLTKPPGASFFIVVVYEDAEMFYSIKTKTEKKFSATLYESNSMPAWKDPNEELWNQSPGRHTKILSFKRRIHREELPSIQKECLSIQNVAIEKDRGVRIFPGYLCNHSVVISSIQDDFHRIYLFNGVYAETVYNYQKQKMVYRETAPSFFKTPEVVYFFTSLRESYVQNISKT from the coding sequence TTGAATTCCTCAAAGAAGAATACGCCTACTAAGGAAAAATTGACTAAACCACCCGGAGCTTCTTTTTTTATCGTGGTCGTTTACGAAGATGCGGAAATGTTTTATTCCATCAAAACAAAGACCGAAAAAAAATTTTCCGCAACTTTGTATGAAAGTAACTCAATGCCTGCTTGGAAGGACCCAAACGAGGAACTTTGGAATCAGTCTCCTGGAAGGCACACTAAAATTCTTTCCTTCAAAAGAAGAATTCATAGGGAAGAACTTCCTTCCATTCAGAAAGAATGTCTATCGATTCAAAACGTTGCAATTGAAAAAGATAGGGGCGTTCGTATTTTCCCGGGATATCTTTGCAACCATTCCGTTGTGATCTCAAGTATCCAAGACGATTTCCATAGGATTTATCTATTCAACGGAGTGTATGCCGAAACGGTTTACAACTATCAAAAACAAAAAATGGTCTATCGTGAAACGGCGCCTTCTTTTTTTAAAACGCCGGAAGTTGTCTATTTTTTTACAAGTTTAAGAGAATCCTATGTTCAAAATATCAGTAAAACCTAA
- a CDS encoding ATP-dependent Clp protease proteolytic subunit: MPEIEKITEVFEELAGSKISKNFLDHRKIFLWGPVTDESSKDLVGKLLYLEMNDPGKTITFYINSPGGVVTSGMTVFDTIKMISSPVHTVCMGIAASMSSVLLAAGTKGERSIWPNGKVMIHQPSIGGQIVAPATDLKIHAEEILKTKAKLNQILADACGHPVSKLEEDTDRDYYMDAEEAIQYGIVDKLATKIDFN, from the coding sequence ATGCCAGAAATAGAAAAAATCACGGAAGTATTCGAAGAGCTCGCAGGAAGTAAAATTTCCAAAAATTTCCTCGACCACAGAAAGATTTTTCTTTGGGGTCCGGTAACCGACGAATCATCCAAAGACTTGGTCGGAAAGCTTCTCTATCTGGAAATGAACGATCCGGGAAAAACGATCACATTTTATATCAATAGTCCCGGTGGTGTCGTGACTTCCGGAATGACCGTATTCGATACCATCAAAATGATTTCTTCTCCCGTTCACACAGTTTGTATGGGAATAGCGGCTTCTATGAGTTCTGTTCTACTTGCGGCGGGAACAAAGGGCGAACGTTCCATTTGGCCGAACGGAAAAGTGATGATTCACCAACCGAGTATCGGAGGACAGATCGTAGCTCCCGCTACCGATTTAAAGATCCACGCGGAAGAAATTCTCAAGACAAAAGCCAAGTTGAATCAGATTCTCGCGGACGCTTGCGGTCATCCGGTTTCCAAATTGGAAGAAGATACGGATCGGGACTACTACATGGACGCGGAAGAGGCGATTCAATACGGAATCGTAGACAAACTCGCTACAAAAATCGATTTTAATTAA
- a CDS encoding YheT family hydrolase, translating into MSFQSFKPKRFFKSGHLQTVYSTFFPPENRLRSKFYFEDILLQLSDDSGDALWLEHNPPIAHYSSSGPVWNGIYVVMIHGMEGTSDSAYLVSLAQSALLRGYGCVRMNLRNCGRGQGFSKGTYNIGQTKDVQDVIDFVWKKLSHRVFLSGFSLSASLVLKYLGEKRNHKVEAFSSTNPPLDLFKGCKFIDSREARFYRDRFVSGFRKKIKNKVIQLPPELEKNAFRVKTFFEFDDQVTAPFFGYKGAAEYYQDCSSIRYIPNIRHPGIIIHSEDDPVVPPFDWETIRWDKLPQIQTILSPKGGHVGFLTDPTPEIPDGRWLNKIILDYFDSKTNSGS; encoded by the coding sequence ATGAGCTTCCAATCCTTCAAACCGAAACGATTCTTTAAAAGCGGACACCTTCAGACCGTTTACAGTACTTTTTTTCCTCCCGAGAATCGCCTCAGAAGTAAGTTTTATTTTGAGGATATCCTCCTGCAACTTTCGGACGATTCGGGAGATGCTCTCTGGTTGGAGCACAATCCTCCGATCGCTCATTATTCTTCTTCAGGTCCGGTTTGGAACGGAATCTATGTAGTGATGATTCACGGAATGGAGGGAACTTCCGACAGTGCGTATCTGGTGAGTCTCGCGCAGAGCGCCTTGCTGAGAGGCTACGGGTGTGTTCGAATGAATCTCAGAAATTGTGGGCGAGGTCAGGGATTTTCCAAGGGAACGTATAACATCGGTCAAACGAAAGACGTTCAAGACGTGATCGATTTCGTTTGGAAGAAGTTATCTCATAGGGTTTTTCTTTCTGGCTTTTCCCTTTCTGCAAGTTTAGTTTTAAAGTATCTCGGAGAAAAAAGAAATCACAAAGTGGAAGCCTTTTCTTCTACAAATCCTCCTTTGGATCTTTTCAAAGGTTGTAAATTTATTGATTCGAGAGAAGCAAGATTTTATAGGGATCGGTTCGTGTCTGGGTTTCGCAAAAAGATCAAAAACAAAGTTATTCAGCTTCCACCCGAACTAGAAAAAAACGCATTTCGAGTAAAAACATTCTTCGAGTTTGACGATCAGGTTACTGCTCCGTTTTTCGGATACAAGGGGGCGGCTGAGTATTATCAAGATTGTTCGAGCATTCGATACATTCCTAACATCCGTCATCCGGGGATTATAATCCATTCCGAAGACGATCCTGTCGTTCCTCCATTCGATTGGGAAACGATTCGTTGGGATAAACTTCCTCAAATCCAAACCATTCTCAGTCCCAAAGGCGGACATGTGGGATTTTTGACGGATCCAACCCCAGAAATTCCGGATGGAAGATGGTTGAATAAAATAATTCTGGATTATTTCGATTCGAAAACGAATTCTGGAAGCTGA
- a CDS encoding TlpA family protein disulfide reductase, which translates to MNSEPHFRIISSFFSRSYTYLMNRILLCFVFCVLVIHCALSEQPNLGIHEFQGITLDGTLVRLSEVEAPRLVLNVYGPNCVPCIKEIPALNYLYQDMQKDPKIQFYMAVDPTLFFDEAETMSQEELLTKGIPLVKEEIRKYGIQVPILLMKKPFRVSRTDSIVTGTPETLLFKTKPFVLYYNFIGPISEEANLQRLSVDQKVLFFKKMAGSS; encoded by the coding sequence ATGAACTCGGAACCCCATTTCCGTATTATTTCTTCTTTTTTCTCAAGAAGTTATACGTACTTGATGAATCGGATCCTTCTTTGTTTTGTTTTCTGCGTATTGGTGATTCATTGTGCATTGTCAGAACAGCCCAATCTGGGGATTCATGAGTTTCAGGGAATTACTTTGGACGGGACACTGGTTCGGCTTTCCGAAGTCGAAGCGCCTCGGTTGGTCTTAAACGTTTACGGACCGAATTGCGTTCCTTGTATCAAAGAAATTCCCGCTCTCAACTACCTCTATCAGGATATGCAAAAAGATCCTAAGATCCAATTTTATATGGCAGTGGATCCGACTTTATTTTTTGATGAAGCGGAAACGATGTCGCAAGAGGAACTATTGACCAAGGGGATTCCTTTAGTCAAGGAAGAGATTCGTAAATACGGAATCCAAGTTCCCATACTTCTTATGAAAAAACCGTTTCGGGTGAGTAGAACGGATTCTATCGTTACGGGGACTCCTGAAACCCTTCTTTTTAAAACGAAACCTTTCGTACTCTATTACAATTTTATCGGACCGATCAGCGAAGAGGCGAACTTGCAAAGGTTAAGCGTGGATCAAAAAGTCCTTTTTTTCAAAAAGATGGCAGGATCTTCATGA
- the lcpA gene encoding complement regulator-acquiring protein LcpA: MFKISVKPNILSFAFVFYLLSFSGACVPVQLEITSVTLCDHFNRAGECLEPVEKDHHYKVEIPHIKKPDTWEKFANYLYFHARETPGFLIRFNRKLTPSESRAIKDSYYATMSLSGTVERMEGFEMGEDWIGSFQYLGSIIKDKLKKENRLGSYPYTNMIFPAEVEFKFDSSLFKGGEKTKINLSYIVLPPEK; the protein is encoded by the coding sequence ATGTTCAAAATATCAGTAAAACCTAATATTCTTTCTTTTGCATTTGTATTTTACCTATTGTCTTTTTCGGGAGCCTGTGTTCCCGTGCAGCTGGAAATAACTTCTGTCACTCTTTGTGATCATTTCAATCGTGCTGGGGAGTGCCTCGAACCTGTGGAAAAGGATCATCACTACAAGGTGGAAATTCCTCACATCAAAAAGCCGGATACTTGGGAGAAATTTGCGAACTACCTTTACTTTCATGCGAGAGAAACTCCCGGTTTTCTCATCCGTTTCAATCGAAAGCTGACTCCTTCCGAGTCACGGGCGATCAAGGATTCTTACTACGCGACCATGAGTTTATCCGGGACCGTGGAAAGGATGGAAGGGTTTGAAATGGGGGAAGACTGGATCGGCTCGTTTCAATATTTGGGTTCTATCATTAAGGACAAATTGAAAAAAGAAAACCGTCTCGGTTCTTATCCTTATACAAATATGATCTTTCCCGCGGAAGTGGAATTCAAGTTCGATTCCTCTCTTTTTAAAGGAGGGGAAAAAACAAAGATCAATTTAAGCTATATTGTACTTCCTCCGGAAAAATGA